In a genomic window of Bacillus sp. E(2018):
- the pdxK gene encoding pyridoxine/pyridoxal/pyridoxamine kinase — MSPKKALTIAGSDTSGGAGIQADLKTFQELGVYGMTALNVVVAQDPHREWFHEVFLLPNDLFKAQLETVVSGIGVDALKTGMLASVEAIQITADLIEKHDLQNVVVDPVMVCKGAEPLHPELASTLQNVLVPKATVVTPNLFEAAQLAGMEPITTVEQMMEAAHKIQANGAKYVIVKGGAKLEHENAVDVLYDGQEFEVLESERIETTWTHGAGCTFSAAITAELAKGKPVREAILTAKDFITEAIAAGFEINQYVGPTWHGAYRDKLNK, encoded by the coding sequence ATGTCACCTAAAAAAGCACTTACGATTGCAGGATCAGATACAAGCGGTGGAGCTGGTATTCAAGCTGATTTAAAAACATTTCAAGAACTAGGCGTATACGGCATGACTGCTCTAAACGTTGTAGTTGCACAAGACCCACATCGTGAATGGTTTCATGAAGTATTCTTGCTTCCTAACGATTTATTCAAAGCACAATTAGAAACGGTTGTTTCCGGAATTGGTGTTGATGCACTTAAAACGGGTATGCTTGCATCCGTAGAAGCTATCCAAATAACAGCAGATCTCATTGAAAAACATGATCTTCAAAACGTGGTAGTAGACCCTGTGATGGTTTGTAAAGGAGCAGAACCTCTACACCCTGAACTTGCTAGCACACTTCAAAATGTATTGGTACCTAAAGCGACTGTTGTAACGCCAAATCTATTTGAAGCTGCACAACTAGCTGGAATGGAACCAATCACGACAGTTGAACAAATGATGGAGGCTGCTCATAAGATTCAAGCCAATGGTGCTAAATATGTAATCGTTAAAGGCGGCGCAAAACTTGAACACGAAAATGCCGTTGACGTTCTTTATGATGGACAAGAGTTTGAAGTATTAGAATCTGAAAGAATTGAAACAACATGGACACACGGCGCAGGCTGCACGTTCTCAGCTGCGATTACAGCTGAGTTGGCTAAAGGAAAACCTGTACGCGAAGCCATCCTAACAGCAAAAGATTTTATTACAGAAGCCATTGCAGCAGGATTTGAAATCAACCAATACGTAGGACCAACATGGCATGGTGCTTACCGTGATAAATTAAACAAATAA
- a CDS encoding spore morphogenesis/germination protein YwcE has product MDVFMVYLFVATATPLFLWNDSRKLALWQTPFIALLWTYVVLFMANDSLSLFVHSFFITVFIANVVFAHYAAYIVWGRPYLAKRKMEKAKY; this is encoded by the coding sequence ATGGATGTTTTTATGGTTTACTTATTTGTAGCGACTGCCACGCCATTATTCTTATGGAACGATAGTCGTAAGTTAGCCTTATGGCAAACGCCGTTCATCGCCCTTTTATGGACTTACGTTGTGTTATTCATGGCTAATGATAGCTTAAGCTTATTCGTACACAGTTTCTTCATCACCGTATTCATCGCAAATGTTGTTTTTGCTCATTATGCAGCATACATCGTATGGGGCCGTCCATATTTGGCGAAACGAAAGATGGAAAAAGCAAAATATTAA
- the bshB2 gene encoding bacillithiol biosynthesis deacetylase BshB2: MDDHLLVIFPHPDDEAFGVSGTIAQHTKKGLPVTYICLTLGQMGRNMGNPPFATRESLPLIRQKELKDACDAVGIQDLRQFGLRDKTVEFEDEKFLADQFLAVIEEVKPTRLITFYPGYSVHPDHEATARAVVRAVGSMPEMDRPELLCVAFAKNSEEDLGAPHVVTDISDVFEEKMNCIKAHRSQTQWLVESVDKDPAMLAWVKNERFWRYPL, from the coding sequence ATGGATGATCATTTACTCGTGATCTTCCCACACCCAGACGATGAAGCGTTCGGGGTTTCAGGGACGATTGCTCAACACACAAAAAAGGGATTACCCGTTACTTATATCTGCTTAACTCTCGGTCAGATGGGTAGAAATATGGGAAATCCACCATTTGCTACTCGTGAATCGCTCCCACTAATTCGTCAAAAAGAGCTAAAAGATGCTTGTGACGCAGTAGGCATTCAAGATTTGCGACAGTTTGGATTACGCGATAAAACAGTAGAATTTGAAGATGAGAAATTTTTAGCTGATCAATTCTTAGCTGTCATTGAAGAGGTTAAACCAACACGTCTCATCACTTTTTATCCAGGGTATAGCGTACACCCTGACCATGAAGCTACAGCGAGAGCCGTTGTTCGTGCAGTAGGAAGCATGCCTGAGATGGATCGCCCGGAATTATTATGTGTCGCTTTTGCAAAAAATTCTGAGGAAGATTTAGGAGCTCCACATGTGGTGACAGATATCTCCGATGTTTTTGAAGAAAAAATGAACTGTATTAAAGCACATCGTTCTCAAACACAATGGCTAGTAGAAAGCGTTGATAAAGATCCTGCCATGCTGGCTTGGGTAAAAAACGAAAGATTTTGGCGTTACCCTTTATAA
- the treP gene encoding PTS system trehalose-specific EIIBC component: MSKMRETAEQIVEALGGKENISAATHCVTRLRLALKDEGKVDEKALENIDLVKGSFSTNGQYQVVIGQGTVDKVYNEFIDITGTGRASKEDIKDEASKKLNPLQRAIKALADIFIPILPAIVTAGLLMGINNILTGPDIFYDKKSFIDVHQNWADFAGMINLIANTAFVFLPGLIGWSAVKKFGGSPLLGIVLGLMLVHPDLLNAWDYGKTKDIPTWNLFGLPIEKVGYQGQVLPVLIASYFLAKIELFLKKRIPDALQLLLVAPITLLVTGFLAFIVIGPITFTIGNSITDFFVSIFDNFAWLGGLIYGGFYSLLVVTGMHHTFLAVDLQLISNTGGTFLWPMLALSNIAQGSAALAMFMATRDEKLKGLAGTSALSAYLGITEPAMFGVNLRFRYPFIFAMVGSAIAGIVITVAGVRASSIGVGGIPGFLSILPGSWGSFFIGMGIALVVPFVLTYLYAKVKKSK; this comes from the coding sequence ATGAGCAAAATGCGTGAAACAGCTGAACAAATCGTCGAAGCTCTCGGCGGTAAAGAAAATATATCAGCAGCGACCCACTGCGTAACGCGTCTTCGTCTTGCTCTTAAAGATGAAGGTAAAGTAGACGAGAAAGCTCTAGAGAATATTGATCTCGTAAAAGGTTCTTTCTCAACAAACGGCCAATATCAAGTTGTGATTGGGCAAGGAACAGTTGATAAGGTTTACAACGAGTTCATTGATATTACAGGGACTGGCCGCGCGTCAAAGGAAGATATCAAGGATGAGGCAAGTAAGAAGTTGAATCCTCTCCAACGAGCGATAAAAGCATTAGCAGATATTTTTATTCCGATTCTTCCTGCGATCGTAACGGCAGGTCTATTGATGGGGATTAACAACATTCTGACTGGTCCAGATATTTTTTATGATAAGAAATCATTCATTGATGTTCACCAAAACTGGGCTGATTTTGCCGGAATGATTAATTTGATCGCGAATACGGCTTTCGTATTTTTACCAGGTCTAATCGGTTGGTCCGCAGTTAAAAAGTTTGGTGGAAGTCCATTACTTGGTATCGTTCTTGGACTGATGCTTGTCCATCCAGATCTTTTAAACGCATGGGATTACGGAAAAACAAAGGATATCCCAACATGGAATTTATTCGGTCTACCTATTGAAAAAGTAGGATATCAAGGTCAAGTGTTGCCCGTTCTGATCGCATCATATTTTTTAGCGAAAATAGAGCTATTCTTGAAAAAACGTATTCCTGATGCCTTGCAGCTATTATTGGTAGCTCCAATCACTTTATTAGTAACAGGGTTTTTAGCGTTTATCGTTATCGGACCGATCACGTTTACGATTGGTAATAGCATTACAGACTTTTTCGTATCAATCTTTGATAACTTTGCATGGTTAGGCGGGTTGATCTATGGTGGGTTCTACTCATTACTTGTTGTTACAGGAATGCACCATACTTTCTTAGCAGTCGACCTGCAGCTTATCTCAAATACTGGTGGTACATTCTTATGGCCGATGCTTGCCTTATCAAATATTGCACAAGGTTCTGCAGCACTTGCGATGTTTATGGCAACACGTGATGAAAAGCTTAAAGGGCTCGCTGGAACGTCAGCATTATCAGCCTATCTTGGAATTACCGAGCCAGCGATGTTCGGAGTGAACTTACGTTTCCGATATCCGTTCATCTTCGCGATGGTTGGTTCTGCTATTGCTGGAATCGTGATCACAGTGGCCGGTGTTCGTGCATCATCCATTGGAGTAGGAGGTATTCCTGGATTTCTTTCCATCTTGCCAGGAAGCTGGGGATCATTCTTTATTGGAATGGGAATCGCGCTTGTCGTACCGTTTGTATTAACGTACCTTTATGCAAAAGTAAAAAAATCGAAGTAA
- a CDS encoding YojF family protein: MQLIQTNEVQETLDQLIGKELYLHLETTNGAYANHNNESVLTVNAYIRNGKVTPLSGKIMGNGPYRVGLKIELGWIYAEGLTHWEIDNEGRLLMAGHDAEGRLAVALQLSSSPFDV, from the coding sequence ATGCAGCTCATACAAACCAACGAAGTCCAGGAAACACTGGATCAGCTTATTGGAAAAGAACTTTATCTACATTTAGAAACAACCAATGGCGCATATGCCAATCATAATAACGAGAGTGTTCTAACCGTTAACGCATATATTCGAAATGGTAAAGTAACACCCTTATCAGGAAAAATCATGGGGAATGGCCCATACCGTGTTGGCTTGAAGATTGAGCTAGGATGGATTTATGCAGAAGGTTTAACACATTGGGAAATCGACAATGAAGGAAGGTTACTGATGGCAGGCCATGATGCGGAAGGTCGCCTTGCAGTAGCTCTTCAACTGAGCTCTTCCCCATTTGATGTATAA